The following is a genomic window from Aricia agestis chromosome 20, ilAriAges1.1, whole genome shotgun sequence.
GACCGTTTTTTGCGCCACAGTGCACAGTCTAGTTGTAAGTATCATGTCtgattatagtatagatgtcatagacttaataaatactgtcgtatagaccacctgacaacccgaaaatgcgtgaccattttcgatctgtcaatgtctgcgtgtgctagtgatgtatattttactatcgatagtatagtccgttcgagttattttacctgagtttctataagaaataaataatatgcagctttgacagatttgtatttcaaattaggtatcataaattttaattggacGTAGacgtttagacgtgggagagccatgcttcggcacgaatgggccggctcgaccggagaaataccacgtcctcacagaaaactggcgtgaaacagcgcttccgctgtgtttcgccgagtgagtgagtttaccggaggccaaatcccctacccttttcctttccctaccctcccctatttccttccgtaccctcccctattcccttccgtaccctcccctattcccttccgtaccctcccctattcccttccgtaccctcccctattcccttccctaccctcccctattacccataaaaaggccggcaacgcacctgcagctcttctgatgctgcgagtgtccatgggcgacggaagttgctttccatcaggtgacccgtttgctcgtttgcccccttttttcataaaaaaaaaaattggcaaaaaagaaaagtagatacacgttttcttttggaatgatttttcaatcgtcggatatgttatgacatgaggttcttataggggtaaataatatacacataacacattataaagttacttatttattactcaggtaaatctatctggtaaatcagcccttacattgaaagtaaacgttgaaagtaaacaacacacatattatattatattttattcttaaattaaatacatatcataaaatatcataatattttttattacaattatttttaaccgactttcaaacaggaggagtctagactttcggctgtggatatattttttatgtatgttcaacgattactccgccgtttataaaccgattttcaaaatttttcttttgttgtacattgtattgttccgagtaggtatcatgttcacaaaagtggtggtctggtgatggaaaccatgagaaatcgaggtgactccttgatattcaaatgggaactttcgattaataaatgtaaaaaagtagtcaaagaacgttttgtgccaaagcctattataggGTCAATGATTTggtaaacgatggcacatcttgggagtagaatgctgaattataaacgcacactacttgtgtgaaaataagcacaaaatggccacgcgatgacgggctaaaaatacatctatactataatactttatctatgtctCAAGTAAAGTGTAAACGAGGATGTGGTCAGTGGTAAAGGACAGTGGGGCTAAAATCGTCACATCTTCAGTGATCGAAgcgtcacatttagcaattcctcaaTTCAggaaatgaattgtcaaaactgtcaaactgacaatgAATGTccaatcagtacaaaaatacagaaatgaattgcaagcagagttgcattttgcgattttagaaaaatgaatcatgctatgattcatatcatgattcttcaaagcgttcattttagccccgcagtctAATTCTTTCAGAAAATTAAATCACAATGCAAATGGCAAATCAATGTAGGCAGTACTGCCTACATTGAGATTAATGTGTAGCAAGCTAAATGTCATTTGGAGTTTTGCTGGGTAGGTAGGtatacgaaagagtgacgttgtgtttttatattattttcctaaaattgtgttatttcggtttttaatgtgtaatgttggtagaatattaactattatattatattcgatGTCATGGACAAGTGTGTAACTTCAATAAACGTTCAATAAActtcattttgtgttccctccaaaaatccatcgaaagttttagtaaagggtctaccactttactaaaacaactgacttgacttgttgactttactgactacttttttagacttttaccAGGCCTGATccactcgcgcctttaggtaggtatcgaactgtaagtatccctttaaaggggcagattacaagggactcacaagctagcggtgacgcgcgcgcaagattttttattcgcatatatctacgtactgatttaaccgctgtgacagaatcattattaatctgataaatatgaacaattgaaaaaagtcaaagaaatatttcaataaagtaataatttaaaactttaaaatacaaaaaaagaacaAAGTTTGTTataaacaaaccgcatactacacataaataaacacaagttactatgtttaagttgtaaaaaaatcctgaccagctcctacactataatcgaatataaaactattataaaatatacgttgggttactaaaatttgattattactataaaaaaatttgctatcaatagctatagtaattaaaagaagattattttatttctaaaaggtgacaaccttgatttcgtcagaaagggtacctcttacgcgatagaaagagagcgcacatgtaggcaaatataattaaaggcacctagcactgcgcggtcggaatttgaactttataataTCGCAacaagagttgttatttttttaaatgggtttcacgagttggacttctgttggtactactaatatatattctgtgcttttactagactttcgacttgattaaaaagccgagcgccatattatgaaaaataaaatgtcatttgtcaatttgacagaaattctgcgaaaatattataaacattgcGCTTCTCAAATCGCATGTTCGTCgccaaaataaatttattaggATGTATTAGgcgtttaatgtttattttcgaCAGCAATATAAAACATCCATCCTTTAAATGGTTTCTCATCAACACGTCAAGGAAAATACCCCAAAATCTCTCTGTGCAACTCATTACCTTGTGTTATGAATTAAATAGTATTtcagagaaacaaaaatgttttatcgCGTGTTGAAGTGCCGCTTGATGTTTAAGTTCTATATTCTAGCGgcaatagttattttaatttactgtCTATATTTTCACTCACACTATAAGTTGTATCCGATCGCTCCTGTGACGATACCTCCTGGATTAGCACACTCCCACAATTCGAGACACTTATCGAAGTCCGTCACTATTGTGTTTCGCCAGTTTGAAGATTTCGAGAACGACATCGCGGAGTGTGTACAATCGTTCGTGGCCGCGTATCCGAACATAGCTATCGTCGTGTTGTGCGAGAGAACACAGTATCCGCCTTTCCAGTTCTCCGCGACGAATCAAACCCTAAAGAACGTCAGGATCGTATCTCTGGAGTTGAAACTGGATAAGTCACCGCACGATCTAGATCCATTCACTTATATAACCACAGAGTATGTGCTATTTGTACCTGATTCAACGAGGGTGTCGAGAAGGGTTTTGCAACAGATGTACCTTGCGGCTACTACGTACCCGGCACAGGCGATAGCTGTGGCCACTGGTAATGCACACCTAATATGTCAACATGTGACTTGGAACTATGCTGACTGGACTCTACTTTACCATAAAGACGCTTCCGGAAAACTGTGTGATGCAGTCCACGGCCAGCATGTGTTAATGGTCAAAAACTCTATCCTGCAAACATTGCCTCAACCATTCATCTTTCCCTTTCCAGAGTCATTATATTTACAACTGACTGTTAAGAAAATTAAGGTAATACTTATGTTGCATtgtgtaattaaataataacaaacatttagtaataatgttgaaaaatatatcagattgaataaaaaattattaattttatttaacaggtACAAATTATTGAAGGTAAATTTGGTGCTGGCAGGAGTGTACTAAAAACTCCAGCATTAAAACAGAAATCTAGTAGACGTAACAAAGATTACCGACTCTCACTGTACAAGGACCTAGGAGTTAAAGCAGTTGTTAGAGAAGATGGAAGGATGCAGTGGTATGGCTGCAAAAAGGAAACACAGGTACATTTCTTTTTaatagtgaccgaccgaactttcggtttcggtttcggccagtttcggccaaaaaatctagtttcggccttagtttcggtttcggccaaaatatagccgaaactttcggccctgccgaaactcatgcgtcgttcagtaaacttcgcagttaactcgtgcTTGCTTGTCAGCGAGGCCCCATTCCCCATTCcgccaccatctatttaattgtttttcagATTAAATTAGATTagaatactttcgcatttataatattagtatagataatattaggaTACATTTTGCGAGATTTGTCTAGAAAAcatctcgcctcactcttttccttttaccacgcgttttatttaaatatttataattagctTTTAACTATGGACACGCATTCtcttagaccgttcctaccctgctaaAATCTTAACTAGCCCTCTTCCCCataagcttcactcttgcggccctcagtatattttttaagtttagtgGCAAAATGCCTTctggagcaaaaaaaaaaatgtgacaccaactgcaagtttgcttagtaaTTTCATTTTGAACTAGGACCGCAGTCGTGTCCATGTTtcccaataaaaataatatactgcaattgattgtgttttcagtagtacgtcgttaatgtctaagggaggatttcaccaatcacacaacttcgttttataaaacttagttctcattgaacGCGTTCCTACGGTTTTGTGTTTGTGGtagtaaatctcgttttgtttcaaatggatttcctaatcttcttttaatcacgattaataaatctaagtttatgTGACAGTCACGCGAtgatttaacattattttatcatttcGGAGTCTAGTTacgttattttatcaacaaaaacgCAAGAAACGATACATAAATCACCCAAACGCATCTCTTAAAACTTTCATcttgacattttttttgtcTATGATTTTTGATTCGCCATGTcactacactgacaggactttaacggcttttATGAAGTTCAACCTTACAACATTAgacgttctgaagataaaacttggatttgctgtgaacgttATGTTGGTAAAATacaatttggtgctataaacgcgtttatacgtttagagCCGTTTTAATGCACACTAAGCGcgttctatttttttttggtgaaatcgcacctaaataaaatgacttgaaataacttctgctcttgtttcttagggtacTCCTTCGTTGtaatacattaaggggaatttcacAAATCACACTTAAAATttcgttttattaaactaagttctcatGGAACAATGAACGCCTTTATATTatggcgacgtaaatctcgtttgtttcaaatagattttacattcttcTTTTAATCACGATTAATGAATCTTAAAGTTAGTTTACGTTACATTACGCGATGATTTATATATGTTTTTATCATCTTGGAGCCTTGTCAcgttattttattaagaaaatagcaagaaacgataaataagctaaccaaacgcatctgtcaaaactgtcatctttaCAATTTATTCGTCTGTGTTTTTCAATCtgtcatgacactacactgacaggacttaagaggagtccacaccgcccttttttccatacaaacgttgtcccctgtttcctccctggataatgctagtagagttataattttttttcctgaatatctacggccactaatacaatgtccctatgttttcttttttttcataatttaattattaaataagatatgaacgttcaaaaacccaaaaaaatggccagattttccgctgtgttcaaacgtccagaaaacagatttggctagattatacaacacataggaacacagctcaatcctttttttaatctttaatgaaaaaactacttaaatcggttaagttttggagaaggaatcaggggacaacgaatcgttgattttctggattttctgcagttgtctctatcgcgttctgcggtataggcttgaggtaagggagacagctatagatattacaagtacttttttttcatttctctagcccctggtgtatcctcttaaatgtgttttatgaagttaaaacttgaatattgggcgttcagaagataaaaattgGATTTGATATGAACgagtttattttatgtttattgagTGTTATTTAAAAAGTGTTTATAAGTTTAGAACCGGTTTAGTGTACGCTAAGCGCGTTTAATTTATTTGGTGAAATCGCGCCGACTTGTAATCGTATTAAAATGGAATATAGtgcaaaaaagtttctagggaacatattcgagtccaagattaataatatttattttaagaaatgtcgtaaaaagtaaaagattcaatgtggtactttagtttaaaaagttttgatttatgttaaaaatcaataaatttcagtaaataatcgtaattttaaatgttttaccaaattttgggtttcggtttcggccgaaactgagagtatggccgaaagttcggtttcggtttcggctgaaaaatcagtttcggtcggacactacttTTTAATCATGTTTAAACATCCATATTATTGTTAACCATGAACCTAAATGTTATTATGTTAAATGTAAAAGTAAACAATGTGTGTTTTTGGAAGTATAAGCTTCAGTTAGAAAGCCCTTTAACATAAAAACAAACCTGTTAAATTAGCAAGACAAATCTAAACAAACCAAGACAATCCAGTGACAAAAAGGCTTACAATTTAATTAAAGGGTGTAAAGGTTTTTGTCACTGGACTGCAGTATCTGTATGTAAACCACAGATaaagatcaagatagataccgcatgtcgctccatttgtatgaaaacgagtgtGCCACTTTTTTTATAGCTACTGACTACTGTGACTAGGGCTACTATCTGACCGGATAAAGCCGGTATAGACCGGATTTTTACGTGTTAGACCGGACTCCGCCCGGATTTTACGTCAGACCGGATTTTTGTCATTCTTGCATGTCCTCCCGCCCGCTCAAGCGATGAGTGCCGCACGCACTGAACCCGGAAGTCCCGGAACGCAACCAGTGGACTTCTCAGAGGACCAAAGAGAGAAACAGACTTTCAGTGGAGTTAGTGAGGCCATATTGCTTACGCAATATAACTATAAACATGTGACGTGTGAACAATTTTATTGCGAAATAGCTGGAAATAACAACTTTTTGTATGTAACGGTTGCTATCCAAAAATATGggtctatataatataagtaaagaaAAACGTACTTTAATactatgatttttatttaatacaggTGTGTGACCggactttttttttcaaaatcaggATTTTTAGACATGTCAGACAGGATTTTGCATTTTTAGGCCTGGTAACCCtaactgtgacgtaccgatgataagaaaagtgcccattatctaggtttttatttgaatttcttcagctcaatacggcacttttaggcatataggcattttaaaaattccaattgacgtccgattccgatagcagactaagtcccaatttcaccaacgtctgttagtgttaacagcttgttaaaatgtaatgtcttctctttcattcatataaaCCGAAAGAGATAACGTAATACTAATTccagcattaactttaacagtcgttggtgaaattgggcctaaagaatatactttcgaaagacgagcattgctcgtcgtttgggagcgcgatatggcacgcgaagtaatatcagagaagttgattcctatgcaaatcggggacctaagtaggtTGCGttgcgtcaaacccagctgacagatcacaattaacattgaattgacatattcgaccaaataacgttggtctgtcaattgcataggaatcaacttcctcgatggtacatatacaTGCGGTATATATTATGATCTGTGTCTATGATGTAAACATATTTCAATGTAAGAAGCacctaatcttatatctttaaacgagcaattcttaatCGTATCGTACCGTAAATAATtcttaattggaatctcggaatcggctccaacgattttcatgaaatttagtattcaaaatcgttggagccgattccgagattccaattaagaATTATTTACGGTACGATACGattaagaattgctcgtttaaagatataagatgtgTAGTGGGTTTCGagagcgataaatcgatctagctaggaataatttctagaaaatatcattgagaaaatcttgttatttttattatttttctatgcCATGCCTGCAAGTAttttcttgaaatatttttatgtaagaaGTTATGATTTCTATGTCGATCTTACTAatgacaaaagttttttttgttttttttttctttcaactTTGGGAAAATCTCAATGTAATGGTTAATTCCAGTTGTCCTCAACCTTTTTTTGTACGGATTACAAACACGCTCtcgtcttggtgtcgcgggccgcaactaatattttttggttaaaaaataacattcttaaAAATTAAGGATactaaagtggaaaaaaaaatcacgactTTCATGGCGGCTTTACTGGTAGACGTGATTTTTCGGGATGGTTTAACATCGGTgtcggcgggccgcgggttggcgATAGCTGGTTAATACCAATTACGATGTTTCAGCGGTGCTTCCCACCTGTACAAGGTACGCCGTCGTACGTGTTGTCGGGTCGGAACACGCCGCCGTGCTGCCGCCGCAACATCCGACGCGCCGTGACGCACGTGTTGCGCGTGTTGACGCAGGCCGGCGCGCGCTGCTGGCTGGAGACTACGTCGCTATTGGGGGCTATAGTCAGGTAGATCAAACTAATACTAAAGAAATAATTACCGTCTATCCCTATCAAAGTTAATTTTTACTATAACATGAGTAAACTATGCTAATCTGCATTTTTGgtaattttagaaatattacCTCTAAACATAATCGGCTATACTGTATCATGCTTTATTGGTATTCCGTAAGATCGAATTTTGAGACCTAGTTTGCAAAGAATGTTAACTATAAAAGGCTGTGTATTCAGAATATTACTTGTCTAGAGTCTTATAACAAAGAATATTATTTGCGGGCGAGATATGATTGCTCGGAGATCCCTACAATAGGCAGTAGGTGGTCTGTACGGCCATTTAATGGCCCTGCGCTGATCTTGTCCGCAAATTGACatgttttattgaattatatattttttaaataaatatattatgtttattgtttgtatttattttacagtaGTGACCTCCTCCCTTACGTCGAGTACGCGGAAATCGGGATCCACAGCGGTGACGTATCACGAGTGCTATGGCTGCAGCGAGGTGGTGCAGACAACGACGGCTACGTATGGGAACGAGCGACTAAAGGCCACTACTACAGAGTGGCCTACTCCGCTACTAACCGAGTGTATGTGCTGATACTGCCGTTTGCGGCGAGGAACGGTACCATGTGGCCCGCTGACTGGGTCATGGCACATCAGAGAGAGTTCCATGAGAGGCATTTGCATCCGCTAGCTcaggtagttttttttaaagtaagtcagtaaaatataaatgtacccTTTCACAACATTATGCCCTCGCGATTTCTGTTTTCACTATAAAATTAAGCTAGGAATtaaggtgtattttttaatgCCAATGCATCGcctttaatgctaagtactcacatatggttttgctcgatagttttactcgaaatcgagccaaaaccaccgtgtggaccgcaaaactcacagctcgaaggctcgcatccaGCCAGTTTGAAGACTCGAATCGAGCCAGCTTGACAATgtttttgacactagtttttattattcgtagctaatttccttcgaacaggagtaaaactatcgagcaatgctgaatgtgtgtgcccgagccgtggtttttactctacatgattgctcgatcgagcaaaaccgtatgtgagtacttacactaagTGTGCTTTCACCACTACAATTTGCTCAAATACATTGTAACGGACTAACGGTAACACTGTACTATCATTAGAAAAATCTCTAATACGGTCTCTAGTACTTTTAGCCAGCACCTAAATTAATGAGACTTATATTttgtgaaacataatattattaaatgttctCAGATACAATTTGCTGGCCATCAGGCACCGGCTCCGAACGACGCACGCGCATTCCTGGACCACAAACTTGGACCAAACGCCGTGGAGAAATGTGAAAAGATTGGTCCAAAGTTGCTATACTAGTCTACGCTTGCATTTATGATTGTGATAATAATGTTCAAGTTTTGTGACTTGGAGCAA
Proteins encoded in this region:
- the LOC121737041 gene encoding fukutin-related protein, coding for MFYRVLKCRLMFKFYILAAIVILIYCLYFHSHYKLYPIAPVTIPPGLAHSHNSRHLSKSVTIVFRQFEDFENDIAECVQSFVAAYPNIAIVVLCERTQYPPFQFSATNQTLKNVRIVSLELKLDKSPHDLDPFTYITTEYVLFVPDSTRVSRRVLQQMYLAATTYPAQAIAVATGNAHLICQHVTWNYADWTLLYHKDASGKLCDAVHGQHVLMVKNSILQTLPQPFIFPFPESLYLQLTVKKIKVQIIEGKFGAGRSVLKTPALKQKSSRRNKDYRLSLYKDLGVKAVVREDGRMQWYGCKKETQRCFPPVQGTPSYVLSGRNTPPCCRRNIRRAVTHVLRVLTQAGARCWLETTSLLGAIVSSDLLPYVEYAEIGIHSGDVSRVLWLQRGGADNDGYVWERATKGHYYRVAYSATNRVYVLILPFAARNGTMWPADWVMAHQREFHERHLHPLAQIQFAGHQAPAPNDARAFLDHKLGPNAVEKCEKIGPKLLY